A genomic window from Silene latifolia isolate original U9 population chromosome Y, ASM4854445v1, whole genome shotgun sequence includes:
- the LOC141632718 gene encoding uncharacterized protein LOC141632718, protein MNTLSINCWGLGNPDSRSALRDLVRREAPAILFLSETKLCGREMRRVRESIEGDFGIDVDSVGRSGGLPFWWRREVDFIFQSSSVHHMDFLVQGAEGEWRITGFYGWPAVSDRYLSWELLRVLSRQSSLPWVCIGDFNEILFSTEMKGGSRPHRQMNNFRAVVDECGLRDVPWEGYNFSYDNRQAGEFNRQSMLDRALCTIQWTYLFPYAKLFYLNREWSDHAPIRLVLNHKIQREFKTPPFKFEQIWVGSEGCEEAVERGVKRGRGDLVTVLRECTRELQAWKKTSISRIGRDIDRKRKQLERLNEGDMDEESVRRRRKLVDEIYDLRRQEEQY, encoded by the coding sequence atgaataCTCTAAGCATCAACTGTTGGGGCTTGGGCAATCCCGACTCGAGGAGTGCACTCCGTGATCTTGTACGGAGGGAGGCCCCGGCCATACTTTTCCTATCTGAAACTAAATTGTGTGGTCGTGAGATGAGGAGGGTGCGTGAGAGTATAGAAGGTGACTTTGGTATTGATGTAGATAGCGTAGGGCGTTCGGGTGGTTTGCCTTTTTGGTGGAGGAGGGAGGTGGATTTCATCTTTCAGTCATCATCCGTACATCATATGGACTTTTTGGTTCAAGGTGCGGAGGGTGAGTGGAGAATTACAGGGTTTTATGGGTGGCCGGCTGTTTCGGATCGGTATCTATCTTGGGAATTGCTGCGGGTCCTAAGTAGGCAGTCTTCTCTTCCATGGGTATGCATTGGCGATTTCAATGAAATTCTTTTTTCTACTGAGATGAAAGGGGGGAGCAGACCTCATCGACAAATGAATAATTTCCGAGCTGTAGTGGATGAGTGTGGATTGCGGGATGTGCCGTGGGAAGGATATAACTTTTCTTATGACAACAGGCAAGCAGGTGAGTTTAACAGACAGTCCATGCTTGATAGAGCCTTATGTACGATCCAGTGGACATATTTGTTCCCCTACGCAAAACTGTTTTATCTTAACCGAGAATGGTCGGACCATGCTCCTATCCGTCTAGTTCTTAATCATAAAATACAGAGAGAATTCAAGACTCCGCCCTTCAAGTTTGAGCAAATTTGGGTGGGTTCGGAGGGTTGTGAGGAAGCTGTGGAGCGGGGTGTTAAGAGGGGGAGAGGTGACCTGGTCACGGTGCTGAGAGAGTGCACTCGGGAATTGCAGGCGTGGAAGAAAACGAGCATTAGTAGGATAGGGCGGGATATTGATCGTAAACGTAAACAGCTAGAAAGGCTCAATGAAGGGGACATGGATGAGGAGAGTGTGCGACGTCGAAGGAAGCTCGTGGATGAAATTTATGATTTGCGTAGACAAGAAGAACAATATTGA